One window from the genome of Danaus plexippus chromosome 3 unlocalized genomic scaffold, MEX_DaPlex mxdp_30, whole genome shotgun sequence encodes:
- the LOC116767755 gene encoding uncharacterized protein LOC116767755: MNCQKLKYILRGLLDNQNIDTLDFSHCKIADDGASSIAKSISKRDKIRSLILADNIFGPVGIEYISQVLNHTSCGLRTLDLRLNNKLGSEGIAQLAVAIARGCNLTSLNISGCGIKPHALLKPPAGVWSAINADNPPTCGDLLARAIGLVKTPLRSLDISINNIGTPSDNALSNAICLSYLVDINLKRSGMGSMAMAIAESAAAAQRLRREAEKGIRFRRSAGRLVQARRVVKGMNIDADPLLLAQQLSARPSIVSVASEEGVFNIQTQPLSTDFSFVPSQKSPRRSSRESSVTGLSTSRRSSHHIIFEPAQEVLRATLVRRKSDGSLLQPRAEHSERHIKIFVSNENRGKDPYN; encoded by the exons ATGAATTGTCAAAAACTTAAGTACATACTTCGGGGATTATTAGATAACCAAAATATTGACACCTTAGATTTTAGCCACTGCAAAATTGCTGATGACGGGGCATCTTCCATCGCAAAATCCATATCAAAAAGGGACAAAATTCGAAGTTTGATTCTTGCTGATAACATTTTcg gtcCTGTAggaattgaatatatatcaCAAGTTCTGAACCATACAAGCTGTGGACTACGGACATTAGACTTAagactaaataataaacttggATCTGAAGGAATAGCTCAATTAGCTGTTGCTATAGCAAGAGGGTGTAATCTGACTTC attaaatatttcaggTTGTGGTATAAAACCTCATGCATTATTAAAACCACCAGCTGGTGTATGGTCTGCTATAAATGCTGATAATCCACCAACATGTGGAGACCTACTCGCTAGAGCAATCGGCTTAGTGAAAACGCCCTTGAGATCCTTAGATATAAGCATTAATAACATTGGGACG CCCAGTGATAACGCCTTATCAAATGCAATTTGTTTGAGTTACCTAGTTGACATTAACTTAAAGAGATCCGGAATGGGATCTATGGCTATGGCTATTGCTGAATCAGCAGCCGCAGCTCAAAGATTGCGGAGAGAAGCAGAGAAAGGAATCCGTTTCAGGCGAAGTGCTGGACGTCTAGTTCAGGCTCGGAGAGTTGTTAAAGGAATGAATATAG atgcTGACCCATTACTACTAGCTCAACAGTTGTCTGCTCGGCCCTCTATAGTATCCGTTGCTTCAGAGGAAggagtttttaatattcaaactcAACCTCTTTCAACAGATTTTAGTTTTGTACCTTCACAAAaa agcCCTCGACGATCATCGCGTGAATCATCGGTTACTGGTTTATCGACATCAAGAAGATCTAGTCATCACATTATTTTTGAACCGGCACAA gAAGTTCTTCGAGCAACTTTGGTGCGGCGAAAATCTGATGGCTCACTTTTACAACCCAGGGCAGAACATTCGGAacgtcatattaaaatttttgtatcaaatgaaaata GAGGCAAAGATCCTTACAATTAG